A region from the Muribaculum gordoncarteri genome encodes:
- a CDS encoding HNH endonuclease, which translates to MEALTFSDYLYSAYPNKNSGTPSSYLKAIEIIDELLQKENQFNWGNQPLLEIRDPYLIARIIDYIAAEEDKFRNGTESIFDFGKPTQTSYPRKRFCTAAIRRFGEFVQRACAAEASEIMRKSEHNGSKLSIDLMKKFQINEIGSDTEVRAKRRVGQDIFRAMLLKIYDSKCCLTGLEIPEVLRASHIIPWAERVNTRLNPENGLCLSATYDAAFDKYFISFDEDYRLILSPILKEEYTSTAFKEYFLNFEGKAIHLPPIYKPSQEYLAMHREKLIN; encoded by the coding sequence ATGGAAGCTCTTACATTCAGTGATTATTTGTATTCCGCTTATCCAAATAAGAATAGCGGTACTCCATCTTCATATCTTAAGGCAATTGAAATTATTGATGAGCTTTTACAAAAGGAAAATCAATTTAATTGGGGCAATCAGCCTCTTTTAGAAATAAGAGATCCTTATTTGATTGCTCGAATCATTGATTATATTGCTGCCGAAGAAGATAAGTTTAGAAATGGGACGGAATCCATATTTGATTTTGGCAAGCCGACCCAAACGAGCTATCCGAGAAAAAGATTCTGTACTGCAGCTATCCGTAGATTTGGAGAATTCGTCCAAAGGGCTTGTGCCGCCGAAGCATCCGAAATTATGCGAAAGTCTGAACATAATGGATCAAAGCTTTCTATAGATTTGATGAAGAAGTTTCAGATAAATGAAATAGGATCTGACACAGAAGTTAGAGCAAAACGACGAGTTGGTCAAGACATATTCAGGGCTATGTTGCTTAAAATTTATGACTCAAAATGTTGCCTTACTGGATTAGAAATCCCAGAGGTGCTACGGGCTAGTCACATTATTCCATGGGCAGAGCGAGTGAATACCCGCTTGAACCCAGAAAATGGTTTATGTCTTAGTGCGACTTATGATGCAGCATTCGATAAATATTTCATCTCTTTCGATGAAGATTATCGATTGATTCTTAGTCCGATTTTAAAAGAAGAGTATACCTCCACCGCATTTAAGGAATATTTTCTAAACTTTGAAGGAAAAGCAATA
- a CDS encoding DNA cytosine methyltransferase has product MAEKVEFTKDKRKFTFIDLFAGAGGFSEGFLQAYTPDKYFEFILASDINKNCALTHELRYNYQLGLNIKFITQDIMSPQFIEELKRQLEGRSIDVVTGGPSCQSFSLSGRRRKYDKRDNLFIHYLKVISELKPKYFVMENVRGILTKDHGAFKAAILNEIRSIIDEKLAQKFIIYVEESLDQEISDFMRSVLINKLKWELFDDSVAKDEYLKAIEAKFKEYTKGLPYQTSKSDSDINTVRHGIILLKNSDARQTIINTLMHQKAEFYIDNDNFAEKIDTFIDSYNDDAVISEMQKALSVNIEVDDSDGYNEIYTAIGLFNKTIEETIDVILESVQDGRQQLVKEQFDSIHLYNIQEPIVVNSIDYGVPQKRERVLFIGCRKDQPLISAIPSTCPISPTVKDAIGDLDFISNGESKTNYELEAQSDYAKESREGRMNHRFEFDNSPIYAKSEEAYEARDVLRQELFNHQTSYQTDTVKRRLEIIAQEGGYTPECKNRLQAENLASAKRNYTVLDPNGQSPTVVTMPDDFIHYSSHRCMTVREMARLQSFDDSFVFQGKRTTGGDSRKNDIPQYSLVGNAVPPLMAKAIANEILKHIH; this is encoded by the coding sequence ATGGCAGAGAAGGTAGAATTTACTAAGGATAAGCGTAAATTCACATTTATTGATTTGTTCGCTGGAGCCGGTGGTTTCAGTGAGGGCTTTTTACAAGCTTATACACCCGATAAATATTTTGAATTTATTTTGGCAAGTGACATCAATAAAAACTGTGCTTTAACTCACGAGTTGCGTTATAATTATCAACTGGGGTTGAATATAAAATTCATAACACAAGATATTATGTCCCCCCAGTTCATTGAAGAGCTAAAACGACAACTTGAAGGTCGGAGTATTGATGTCGTTACTGGTGGCCCAAGTTGCCAGTCATTCAGCCTTTCGGGGCGTCGCCGCAAATATGATAAAAGAGATAATCTTTTCATCCATTATTTAAAAGTAATTAGCGAGTTAAAACCGAAGTACTTCGTAATGGAGAATGTGCGTGGTATTCTCACAAAAGACCATGGCGCGTTTAAGGCGGCTATTTTAAATGAGATTCGTTCTATAATAGACGAAAAACTTGCTCAAAAATTCATCATTTATGTTGAAGAATCGCTTGATCAGGAAATATCTGATTTTATGCGTTCTGTCCTCATTAATAAATTAAAATGGGAACTATTTGACGATTCAGTGGCTAAAGACGAATATTTGAAAGCAATTGAAGCCAAGTTTAAGGAATATACAAAAGGATTGCCATATCAAACGAGTAAAAGCGATTCTGATATAAATACTGTTCGTCATGGTATTATCTTGCTTAAAAATTCTGATGCGAGACAAACAATAATAAATACATTAATGCATCAGAAGGCAGAATTTTATATCGATAACGACAATTTTGCAGAAAAAATCGATACATTTATTGATTCCTATAACGACGATGCTGTTATATCGGAGATGCAAAAAGCATTAAGCGTTAATATTGAAGTTGATGATTCTGATGGGTATAATGAAATTTATACTGCAATAGGACTGTTCAACAAGACAATAGAAGAGACGATTGACGTAATTTTGGAATCAGTTCAAGATGGGCGGCAACAACTTGTTAAAGAACAATTTGACTCCATACACTTATATAATATCCAAGAACCAATTGTGGTTAATAGTATAGATTATGGAGTCCCTCAGAAAAGAGAGCGCGTCTTATTTATTGGATGCAGAAAGGATCAACCTTTGATTTCTGCAATTCCGTCAACTTGCCCCATATCTCCTACTGTAAAGGATGCCATTGGCGATTTAGATTTTATTAGCAATGGGGAGTCTAAAACCAACTATGAATTAGAGGCTCAATCTGATTATGCCAAAGAGTCAAGAGAGGGTCGTATGAATCATCGTTTTGAATTTGACAATTCTCCGATATACGCCAAATCAGAAGAGGCGTATGAAGCAAGAGATGTTTTGAGACAAGAGTTATTTAATCATCAAACAAGCTACCAAACGGATACTGTAAAGCGCCGATTAGAAATAATAGCTCAAGAAGGTGGTTATACTCCAGAATGCAAAAATCGATTGCAAGCAGAAAATTTAGCATCTGCTAAACGCAATTATACAGTCTTAGATCCTAATGGTCAATCCCCTACAGTTGTAACTATGCCGGATGACTTTATACATTATTCATCTCACAGATGCATGACTGTACGTGAAATGGCTCGTTTGCAGTCTTTTGATGACTCTTTCGTTTTTCAAGGCAAACGTACCACGGGTGGAGATTCGAGAAAGAATGACATACCACAATACTCTCTTGTCGGGAATGCCGTTCCTCCTTTGATGGCTAAAGCAATTGCTAACGAAATTCTTAAACATATACATTAA
- a CDS encoding DUF6339 family protein — protein sequence MSNQRIFTKDFVDILSNSIDENMDRYKDPNFDWMEYAQDKNGLHTVPIEVPDDLCDRMLATVPPSDARNKAIYDFEAAKILFEAFPELSPLQVAQREIWVFLSHCVLMPYVRKRWEKIDEEEDVSPNYINEHWLYGQGVVRNWLHGLYWSVYATVVRGDSEEQNFDYTLTQRLFTHQNIRSRGVAAAPFLMSNRAPLQGLMNFVSAHESDIFNKYVEYRMDACVQLLNNAGGVVDLTVWDQNDFFNYLEQCKDVIVAIEDRKKQRKALREQQD from the coding sequence ATGAGTAACCAACGTATCTTCACAAAAGACTTCGTCGATATCCTTTCAAATTCGATAGACGAAAACATGGACCGCTATAAGGACCCTAATTTCGATTGGATGGAATATGCTCAGGATAAGAATGGATTACATACAGTTCCAATCGAAGTTCCTGATGATTTATGCGACCGTATGTTAGCTACCGTTCCTCCTTCTGATGCACGTAATAAAGCCATTTATGATTTTGAAGCTGCCAAAATCTTATTTGAGGCGTTTCCTGAACTGAGCCCTTTACAAGTCGCTCAACGCGAGATTTGGGTGTTTTTATCCCATTGCGTTTTAATGCCTTACGTGCGCAAACGCTGGGAGAAAATTGACGAAGAAGAGGATGTAAGTCCTAATTATATTAATGAGCACTGGCTCTATGGTCAAGGAGTAGTGCGAAATTGGCTTCATGGCCTTTACTGGTCTGTGTATGCGACAGTGGTAAGAGGCGACAGCGAAGAGCAAAATTTTGATTATACCTTAACCCAACGTCTGTTCACACATCAGAATATACGTTCTAGAGGAGTTGCTGCCGCACCTTTTCTAATGAGTAACCGAGCACCGCTTCAAGGCCTTATGAATTTTGTTTCAGCACATGAATCTGATATATTTAACAAATATGTAGAATACAGAATGGATGCGTGTGTCCAACTACTTAATAATGCCGGAGGCGTTGTTGATTTGACAGTATGGGATCAAAATGACTTCTTTAACTACCTGGAACAGTGTAAAGATGTAATCGTTGCGATTGAAGATCGCAAGAAACAAAGAAAGGCATTAAGAGAACAGCAGGATTAA
- a CDS encoding site-specific integrase, which produces MAIKKNYRADNTYLISTDTTDNPKLGAKVLNDGRESLFLDFYFGYSKVFNEKTGKETIKKNRRREYLSLYLWQAPRTQLERQQNKELLEIAKKIRFEREQELKEDKLGYRLKKEEVEINYLDFMAEYHASYTKKDANQIRRARTVFIDFLIDPKGKLLPGKITGSMAKEEKEAIRQSNAKKEAQRERKAQGLVVRPQHLTKDLMKAFTEYLINRFTGEGAHTVYGRFKKMILAALDKDIIAKNPCRGVSIKKDYGQLKKEILSQEEIVLLANTHYEKENPDIHRAFIFCLYCGLRWCDVKDLTYANVDYSNKLLKFEQSKTKAHSAASGVVIPLNDGLLHLIGQPKDGNRNQIIFPLPSHTMCLKALRHWVARAGIEKHITWHCARHSCGTNLLSNGANIKTVASILGHSGLSHTEKYTRAVDSLKQAAIDSMPPLNL; this is translated from the coding sequence ATGGCAATAAAGAAGAATTATAGAGCCGATAATACATATCTAATCAGCACGGATACAACGGATAACCCCAAACTTGGGGCTAAGGTTTTGAATGACGGTCGTGAAAGCCTGTTCTTGGACTTCTATTTTGGCTATTCCAAGGTGTTCAATGAGAAAACTGGTAAAGAAACTATAAAAAAGAACCGGCGCCGTGAATACCTGAGCCTCTATCTTTGGCAGGCTCCGAGAACACAACTTGAACGCCAGCAAAACAAAGAGCTTCTTGAAATAGCCAAGAAAATCCGTTTTGAGCGCGAACAAGAACTGAAAGAGGATAAACTTGGCTACCGATTGAAGAAGGAGGAAGTCGAGATAAACTACCTCGACTTCATGGCCGAATATCATGCCTCATATACAAAGAAGGACGCTAATCAGATCCGTCGTGCACGCACTGTGTTCATCGACTTTCTGATTGATCCGAAAGGGAAGCTGCTACCGGGGAAGATTACGGGCTCGATGGCGAAAGAGGAAAAGGAGGCCATCCGCCAAAGCAATGCAAAGAAAGAAGCGCAGAGGGAGAGGAAAGCGCAGGGGCTCGTTGTGCGCCCACAGCATCTCACCAAAGATTTGATGAAGGCGTTCACCGAGTATCTCATTAACCGCTTCACCGGCGAGGGTGCTCACACTGTTTATGGGCGCTTCAAGAAAATGATACTTGCCGCTCTCGACAAAGATATAATTGCAAAGAATCCGTGCCGAGGTGTCTCTATCAAGAAAGACTACGGACAGCTCAAAAAGGAAATTCTCAGTCAGGAAGAAATCGTTCTGCTCGCCAATACGCATTACGAAAAGGAGAATCCCGACATTCACCGTGCCTTTATCTTCTGCCTCTACTGCGGACTTCGCTGGTGCGATGTTAAAGATCTCACCTATGCTAATGTCGATTATTCAAACAAACTGCTGAAGTTCGAGCAAAGCAAGACCAAGGCCCATAGCGCAGCCAGTGGTGTAGTCATTCCCCTCAATGACGGACTTCTGCACCTTATCGGTCAACCCAAGGATGGCAACCGCAATCAAATCATCTTCCCATTACCGTCGCATACCATGTGCCTGAAAGCCTTGCGCCACTGGGTCGCCCGTGCCGGTATCGAAAAGCACATCACCTGGCATTGTGCCCGTCACAGTTGCGGGACGAACCTGTTGAGCAACGGAGCCAACATCAAGACCGTAGCCAGCATCCTCGGACACAGCGGTCTCTCCCACACCGAGAAATATACCCGCGCCGTCGATTCCCTCAAACAAGCCGCCATCGACTCAATGCCACCGTTAAATCTATAA
- a CDS encoding glycerophosphodiester phosphodiesterase family protein has product MSLSTTGCSEKTPHVIAHRGYWETDGSAQNSIRSIVKADSIGCFGSEFDVWMTADGQLVVYHDEAVNGFVIENSNADDVLSQKLENGENVPTLDRYLETGKNLGVRLIFELKPHTERAQESQAITKLLDMVQSKGLADRIDYITFSKEGMLELIERAPAGTPVYYLNGEMTPEELKEAGAAGMDYELDVLKSNPEWIDRCHELGLKVNAWTVNEADDLQWCIDHKLDFITTNDPELLQSML; this is encoded by the coding sequence ATGTCACTATCAACAACAGGATGCTCCGAAAAGACTCCGCATGTCATAGCGCATAGAGGCTATTGGGAAACCGACGGTTCGGCCCAGAACTCTATAAGGTCAATCGTCAAGGCCGATTCAATCGGCTGCTTCGGCTCGGAATTTGATGTCTGGATGACCGCCGACGGCCAATTGGTGGTGTACCATGATGAAGCTGTCAATGGATTTGTCATCGAAAATTCCAACGCCGATGATGTATTGAGCCAGAAGCTCGAAAACGGAGAGAACGTACCCACTCTTGACCGGTATCTTGAAACAGGAAAGAATCTTGGCGTAAGACTCATATTTGAACTTAAACCGCACACCGAACGCGCTCAGGAGTCGCAGGCCATAACCAAGCTGCTCGATATGGTGCAAAGCAAGGGACTTGCCGACCGAATAGACTACATAACATTCTCCAAGGAGGGGATGCTGGAGCTGATCGAACGCGCTCCGGCAGGAACCCCGGTCTACTACCTCAACGGCGAGATGACGCCTGAAGAGCTTAAAGAGGCGGGAGCTGCAGGAATGGACTATGAACTGGATGTACTGAAGTCCAATCCCGAATGGATTGACCGATGTCACGAGTTGGGACTGAAAGTCAACGCCTGGACGGTGAATGAAGCCGACGACCTGCAATGGTGCATCGACCACAAGCTTGACTTCATAACGACCAACGACCCGGAACTGCTGCAATCGATGCTTTAA
- a CDS encoding sugar phosphate nucleotidyltransferase, with protein sequence MKPTLFVLAAGMGSRYGGLKQLDSLGPNGETIMDYSIYDAIKSGFGKVVFVIRKDFEQDFRDKILSKYEGHVPVEVVFQSTDALPEGFTCPADRTKPWGTNHAVLMGKDVIKEPFAVINADDFYGRDAFEVIAKELSRPRDRKGDYCMVGFRVGNTMTENGSVARGVCENKDGLLTSVVERTAISYDDNHDIVFTDENGEVQKLAPSTPVSMNLWGFTPDYFDYSEREFVNFLKKDINTPKAEFFIPLVIDTLINSGEATVKVLDTESKWFGVTYAADRPGVVAKFAELHKDGTYPEKLF encoded by the coding sequence ATGAAACCAACATTGTTTGTGCTTGCTGCCGGCATGGGCAGCCGTTATGGAGGTTTGAAGCAGCTCGATTCGCTCGGCCCCAATGGAGAAACCATCATGGATTACTCGATTTATGATGCCATAAAATCGGGTTTCGGAAAGGTGGTATTCGTAATCCGCAAGGATTTTGAACAGGATTTCCGCGATAAGATTTTGTCAAAATATGAAGGACATGTGCCTGTAGAAGTTGTGTTCCAGTCAACCGACGCTCTTCCCGAAGGCTTCACTTGTCCTGCCGACCGCACCAAGCCCTGGGGTACCAATCATGCCGTACTCATGGGTAAGGATGTAATCAAGGAGCCCTTTGCCGTAATCAATGCCGACGACTTCTACGGCCGTGATGCATTTGAGGTGATTGCAAAGGAACTTTCGCGTCCTCGTGACCGCAAGGGCGATTACTGCATGGTGGGATTCCGTGTAGGCAACACCATGACCGAGAACGGTTCAGTGGCTCGCGGCGTGTGCGAGAACAAGGACGGATTGCTTACCTCGGTTGTTGAGCGTACAGCTATCAGCTATGACGACAATCACGACATCGTGTTTACCGACGAGAACGGCGAAGTTCAGAAGCTCGCTCCTTCTACTCCGGTTTCGATGAACCTCTGGGGCTTCACTCCCGACTATTTCGATTACAGCGAGCGTGAGTTTGTCAACTTCCTCAAGAAGGACATCAACACTCCCAAGGCCGAGTTCTTCATTCCCCTTGTAATCGACACTCTCATCAATTCGGGCGAAGCTACCGTTAAGGTGCTTGACACTGAGTCAAAGTGGTTTGGCGTTACTTATGCCGCCGACCGCCCCGGTGTTGTTGCCAAGTTTGCCGAACTTCACAAGGACGGCACTTATCCTGAAAAGTTGTTCTGA
- a CDS encoding aldose epimerase family protein, translating to MKIESKSVVSPKGDITLYTLTNASGASVTVSSLGAGIVSVVVPDKDGNMVDVALGYANPADYIGDGPCAGKTPGRYANRIAKGKFSINGTEYQLAINNGPNALHGGPEGFMNQNWKSEACGSHVKFTYVAADGEEGYPGKLTATVIYSWNDNNELTIELKAESDKKTIVNLTNHAYFNLDGENSGSVLDHELQLMASRYLPTDDTLIPTGEIAEVKGTPMDFTAPKKLGRDIKADFPALVYGKGYDNCWVVDNWHKHNLSKIAVLESAKSGRVLEVETTQPAVQVYTGNWLAGCPESKSGRGYEDYDGVAIECQGMPDAPNHRNFPSQLLGVGEVYDQTIVYRFKTK from the coding sequence ATGAAAATTGAATCAAAAAGTGTTGTGTCGCCCAAGGGTGACATAACACTTTATACTTTAACAAATGCTTCAGGCGCATCGGTAACCGTGTCGAGCCTTGGAGCCGGTATAGTAAGCGTAGTCGTTCCCGATAAGGACGGCAACATGGTCGATGTGGCTCTCGGATATGCCAATCCCGCCGACTACATAGGCGACGGCCCTTGTGCAGGAAAGACCCCCGGACGATATGCCAACCGTATCGCCAAGGGTAAGTTCTCCATCAACGGCACCGAGTATCAGCTTGCCATAAACAACGGGCCTAACGCTCTTCACGGCGGTCCCGAGGGTTTCATGAACCAGAACTGGAAATCGGAAGCCTGCGGCAGCCACGTAAAGTTCACCTATGTCGCAGCCGACGGTGAAGAGGGATATCCCGGCAAGCTCACCGCTACCGTGATATATTCATGGAACGACAATAATGAGCTTACTATTGAGCTTAAGGCCGAGAGCGACAAGAAGACTATTGTCAATCTCACCAATCACGCCTACTTCAATCTTGACGGCGAAAACAGCGGAAGCGTGCTCGATCACGAGCTTCAACTGATGGCTTCACGCTATCTGCCTACCGACGATACACTCATCCCCACCGGAGAGATTGCCGAGGTAAAGGGAACGCCTATGGATTTCACCGCTCCCAAGAAACTTGGCCGTGACATAAAGGCCGATTTCCCCGCACTCGTCTACGGAAAGGGATATGACAACTGCTGGGTTGTCGACAACTGGCACAAGCACAACTTGTCGAAGATAGCTGTGCTTGAGTCGGCCAAGAGCGGTCGTGTGCTTGAGGTGGAAACCACCCAGCCGGCAGTACAGGTCTACACCGGCAACTGGTTGGCAGGCTGTCCTGAAAGCAAGAGCGGTCGCGGTTACGAGGACTACGACGGCGTTGCCATCGAGTGTCAGGGAATGCCCGACGCTCCCAATCATCGTAATTTCCCCTCGCAGCTTCTTGGCGTGGGTGAAGTGTACGATCAAACTATAGTCTACCGATTCAAAACTAAATAA
- the galK gene encoding galactokinase, translated as MTEKIKQQFSERFGAAGTLYASAGRINLIGEHTDYNGGFVFPGAIDKVIMAEIKPNGTDKVRVFSIDIDDYAEFGLNEEDAPSQQWARYIFGVCREVIKRGGVVKGFDAVFAGNVPLGAGLSSSAALESCFAFAMNDMFNDNKIDKFELAKIGQSTEHNYCGVNCGIMDQFASVFGKKDHLMRLDCRSLEYEYFPFKLDGYKLVLVDSKVKHELVDSPYNKRRASCEHVAKTLGIETLRDAEIADLDRIKDQISEEDYKRAKYVIEEKQRVLDVCDALQRGDYDTVGDRMYKTHEGMSKLYEVSCEELDYLNDIAKECGVTGSRIMGGGFGGCTINLVKDELYDHFIATAKEKFNAKYGHEPQVYEVIVSDGARRC; from the coding sequence ATGACTGAAAAAATCAAGCAGCAATTTAGCGAACGCTTTGGAGCTGCCGGTACTCTCTATGCGTCGGCCGGACGCATCAATCTTATTGGAGAACACACTGATTACAACGGAGGTTTTGTATTCCCCGGAGCAATCGATAAAGTTATCATGGCTGAAATCAAGCCCAACGGAACCGATAAGGTGCGTGTATTCTCAATCGATATCGATGACTATGCCGAATTTGGCTTGAATGAAGAAGATGCTCCTTCACAGCAGTGGGCAAGATACATCTTCGGTGTGTGCCGCGAGGTTATCAAGCGCGGAGGCGTTGTAAAGGGCTTCGATGCCGTGTTTGCAGGTAATGTGCCTCTGGGAGCCGGCCTTTCATCATCGGCCGCTCTTGAGAGCTGCTTCGCATTTGCCATGAATGACATGTTCAATGACAATAAGATAGACAAGTTTGAACTTGCAAAGATAGGCCAGTCGACCGAGCACAATTATTGCGGTGTAAACTGCGGTATCATGGACCAGTTTGCTTCAGTGTTCGGAAAGAAGGATCACCTCATGCGTCTTGACTGCCGCTCGCTTGAATACGAGTACTTCCCCTTCAAACTCGATGGCTATAAGCTGGTTCTTGTAGACTCCAAGGTTAAGCATGAACTCGTTGACTCTCCCTATAACAAGCGCCGTGCTTCATGCGAGCATGTAGCAAAGACTCTCGGCATAGAAACATTGCGTGACGCCGAGATTGCCGACCTTGACCGAATCAAGGATCAAATCTCAGAAGAGGATTACAAGCGCGCCAAGTATGTGATCGAGGAGAAGCAGCGTGTGCTCGATGTGTGTGACGCTCTTCAGCGCGGCGATTATGACACTGTAGGCGACCGCATGTACAAGACCCATGAAGGAATGTCGAAACTCTATGAGGTAAGTTGTGAGGAGCTTGACTACCTTAACGACATAGCTAAGGAGTGCGGCGTTACCGGTTCACGTATAATGGGCGGCGGATTTGGCGGCTGCACAATCAACCTTGTAAAGGATGAGTTGTATGACCATTTCATCGCTACCGCCAAGGAGAAGTTTAACGCCAAGTACGGTCATGAACCTCAGGTTTATGAAGTAATCGTTTCCGACGGAGCCCGTAGATGCTAA
- a CDS encoding endonuclease: MNTRFCGIAVAAITAGSVMIYGDAIDDYAVGRKDAAIKSTVKSHYRPHNYVTESHNDINLWQSLLKVDASDNDDGSVLNRYATTTVTPAFDSQGVPLNLGFDRIVPPEWWKSSDMMTSAAMDLYNIVVCDQELMQKRKSLPLADVTNVESDNGFWRYGTSPLYGSEKIQCIEPPAEYKGDFARALMYMVSVYPPSIWQGWGDVMLLGNEYPTMRDHTVTLYLKWHYDDPVSPLELQRNDRIEAIQGNRNPFVDHPELIDYIWGRKAGEIYGTHEAPVDPDDPDRKRTPLKGNYTAADGAVDLYSPYVPDDAEWTIDLQPVAEKSLPIDDIAAGRHELRYTAGDMKGRLIINITK; the protein is encoded by the coding sequence ATGAATACCAGATTTTGCGGCATTGCCGTTGCCGCAATCACTGCAGGGAGTGTCATGATTTACGGCGATGCGATAGATGATTACGCCGTCGGTCGCAAAGACGCCGCAATTAAAAGCACCGTGAAAAGTCACTACCGTCCCCACAACTACGTGACGGAATCACACAACGACATTAACCTGTGGCAATCTCTTCTCAAAGTGGACGCCTCCGACAATGACGACGGAAGCGTGCTCAACCGTTACGCGACGACAACGGTGACTCCGGCATTTGACTCCCAAGGCGTCCCGCTCAACTTAGGATTCGACAGGATAGTACCGCCTGAATGGTGGAAGTCATCCGACATGATGACATCGGCCGCAATGGATCTTTACAACATCGTGGTGTGTGACCAGGAGCTTATGCAGAAGCGCAAATCGCTTCCTCTCGCCGATGTCACTAACGTTGAATCGGACAACGGATTCTGGAGATACGGTACATCGCCGCTCTACGGCAGCGAAAAGATTCAGTGCATCGAACCGCCGGCCGAATACAAGGGCGACTTCGCCCGCGCATTAATGTATATGGTCAGCGTGTATCCTCCGTCGATATGGCAAGGATGGGGCGATGTTATGCTGCTGGGCAACGAATATCCCACAATGCGCGACCACACCGTAACGCTTTACCTCAAGTGGCATTACGACGACCCTGTTTCTCCTCTCGAACTGCAACGTAACGACCGCATCGAGGCTATTCAAGGCAATCGCAATCCCTTTGTCGACCATCCTGAACTAATCGACTACATCTGGGGCCGTAAAGCCGGTGAGATATACGGCACGCATGAGGCTCCTGTCGACCCCGACGACCCTGACCGCAAGCGCACTCCCCTGAAGGGCAACTACACAGCGGCTGATGGTGCCGTCGACCTCTATTCGCCCTATGTCCCCGACGATGCCGAGTGGACAATCGACCTTCAGCCCGTCGCCGAGAAGAGCCTGCCGATAGACGACATCGCCGCAGGGCGTCACGAATTAAGGTACACAGCCGGCGACATGAAGGGCCGACTCATAATCAACATCACGAAATGA
- the lgt gene encoding prolipoprotein diacylglyceryl transferase → MLDYITWAANPEIFSGFVTIRWYGLMFAIGFLIGYELVAKMFKHEGAPERWLGILLIYVVVATIVGARLGHVFFYEWDVYRADPIRILYIWEGGLASHGGTIAIIIAVILFSIFVTKRSPLWTFDRLVIAIALVGGLIRIGNLFNSEIFGTATTLPWGFMFVRSREWHELYEGQAVHPTQLYEALCYFALFALLMWMYWKKNAEERPGLILGVFFIGIFLPRFLIEFIKNDQVAREATMTLNIGQQLSIPFILLGIGLVIYAMMRPKVHIDFPNEFADEKPVKSRR, encoded by the coding sequence ATGCTTGACTATATTACCTGGGCGGCCAATCCCGAGATATTCAGCGGTTTCGTTACCATACGCTGGTACGGGCTGATGTTTGCGATAGGCTTCCTGATAGGCTATGAGCTCGTTGCCAAAATGTTTAAGCACGAGGGAGCCCCCGAGCGTTGGCTTGGAATATTGCTCATCTATGTCGTGGTGGCCACGATAGTGGGTGCGCGACTTGGACATGTGTTTTTCTATGAGTGGGATGTCTACCGCGCCGACCCCATAAGGATTCTTTACATCTGGGAGGGCGGCCTGGCAAGTCACGGCGGCACGATAGCCATAATAATAGCTGTAATACTGTTTTCGATATTTGTCACAAAGCGCAGTCCGTTGTGGACATTCGACCGACTTGTCATAGCCATTGCCCTTGTGGGCGGATTGATAAGAATAGGCAATCTGTTCAACTCCGAGATATTCGGAACCGCGACGACACTGCCGTGGGGCTTCATGTTTGTGAGGTCGCGTGAATGGCATGAGCTGTATGAAGGGCAGGCGGTGCATCCGACCCAGCTATATGAGGCATTATGTTATTTCGCGTTGTTTGCGCTGTTGATGTGGATGTACTGGAAGAAGAATGCTGAGGAGCGTCCCGGATTGATACTCGGCGTGTTTTTCATCGGTATATTCCTTCCGCGTTTCCTGATTGAGTTCATTAAGAACGACCAGGTGGCACGTGAGGCTACGATGACGCTCAACATCGGTCAGCAGCTGAGCATTCCGTTCATCCTGCTTGGCATCGGTCTTGTGATATATGCCATGATGCGGCCGAAGGTTCACATCGACTTCCCCAATGAGTTTGCCGATGAGAAGCCGGTGAAAAGCCGTCGTTGA